Proteins encoded in a region of the Scatophagus argus isolate fScaArg1 chromosome 1, fScaArg1.pri, whole genome shotgun sequence genome:
- the tmem9b gene encoding transmembrane protein 9B translates to MKPVFLLEAFSLACFVLLSQVTAKNSEDIRCKCICPPYRDIEGQIYKQNVSLKDCNCLHVVEPMPVDGKDVEAYCLRCECKYEERSSGTIKVTIIMYLSILGLLLLYMVYLTLLEPILKRRLFGHSQLIQSDDDVGDQQPFANAHNVLSRSHSRPNMLNKVEHAQQRWRRQVQEQRKSVFDRHVVLS, encoded by the exons ATGAAGCCTGTGTTTCTTCTCGAGGCTTTCTCTTTGGCTTGTTTTGTGCTCTTAAGCCAAGTGACAGCTAAG AATTCTGAAGACATCCGTTGTAAATGCATCTGTCCACCGTACAGAGACATCGAGGGCCAAATCTACAAGCAAAATGTTTCTCTCAAAGACTG taacTGCCTCCATGTAGTTGAACCCATGCCGGTTGATGGAAAAGACGTGGAGGCGTACTGTTTACGATGCGAGTGTAAATATGAAGAAAGGAGCTCGGGGACCATTAAG GTCACCATCATAATGTACCTCTCCATTTtgggcctgctgctgctctacATGGTCTACCTGACTCTCCTGGAGCCCATTTTGAAGAGGCGTCTGTTTGGACACTCGCAGCTTATccaaagtgatgatgatgtcgGG gatCAGCAGCCTTTTGCCAACGCTCACAATGTTCTGTCCCGTTCACACTCTCGACCCAACATGCTCAACAAAGTGGAGCATGCCCAGCAGCGCTGGAGGAGGCAGGTCCAGGAACAGAGGAAGTCTGTGTTCGACCGCCATGTTGTTCTCAGTTAA